A window of the Streptomyces griseochromogenes genome harbors these coding sequences:
- a CDS encoding ferritin-like fold-containing protein yields MTSSDKPENASAASPEHTGVAAQDWAQASADPHYRAAVVDLLGALAYGELAAFERLAEDAKLAPTLADKAELAKMASAEFHHFERLRDRLAEIGEEPTAAMEPFVAALDGFHKQTAPSDWLEGLVKAYVGDSIASDFYREVAARLDSDTRELVLAVLDDTGHAGFAVEKVRAAIDADPRVGGRLALWARRLMGEALSQSQRVVADRDALSTMLVGGVADGFDLAEVGRMFSRITEAHTKRMAALGLAA; encoded by the coding sequence ATGACTAGCTCTGACAAGCCTGAGAACGCGTCCGCCGCATCCCCCGAACACACCGGTGTCGCCGCCCAGGACTGGGCGCAGGCCTCCGCCGACCCGCACTACCGTGCCGCGGTCGTGGACCTGCTCGGCGCGCTCGCGTACGGGGAGCTGGCGGCGTTCGAGCGGCTCGCGGAGGACGCCAAGCTGGCGCCCACCCTCGCGGACAAGGCGGAGCTGGCGAAGATGGCCTCGGCCGAGTTCCACCACTTCGAGCGGCTGCGGGACCGGCTGGCCGAGATCGGCGAGGAGCCGACCGCGGCGATGGAGCCGTTCGTCGCGGCCCTGGACGGCTTCCACAAGCAGACGGCGCCCTCGGACTGGCTGGAGGGCCTGGTCAAGGCCTACGTCGGCGACTCGATCGCCAGTGACTTCTACCGGGAGGTCGCGGCCCGTCTGGACTCCGACACGCGTGAGCTGGTCCTCGCGGTCCTCGACGACACCGGGCACGCCGGTTTCGCGGTGGAGAAGGTGCGTGCGGCGATCGACGCCGATCCGCGGGTCGGCGGGCGGCTGGCGCTGTGGGCGCGGCGTCTGATGGGGGAGGCGCTGTCGCAGTCGCAGCGGGTTGTCGCCGACCGGGACGCGCTGTCCACGATGCTCGTGGGGGGTGTGGCCGACGGGTTCGATCTCGCGGAGGTCGGCCGGATGTTCTCACGGATCACGGAGGCGCACACCAAGCGGATGGCTGCGCTGGGCCTGGCCGCGTAG